The Komagataella phaffii GS115 chromosome 4, complete sequence genome includes the window CGCCCCAATGAGCAATATAATACCCTGATTAGGTAATCTATCTTTTGATTCGCTATTGTCATTTTTGAAGGGGGCATTTCAGATAATACCTTTTGCATTGATTGCTCCTTGCCAGCCAACGCTCCTTTTGGGGATTCTAAATTCATGTTTGGCGTAAGTATTCCCACTCCCCAATCATGCTCGATGAAGAAATTCTAACAAGTCGACAGAATATCAAGCAGTTTATCCGACACGGGAAACAAGCTCATGTTCAACCGGAGCCTACCAATCAGCCTTCTCCTCGGGAATCATACAGCATGGCAAACCATGCTGTGGAAGACCGCTTTGATTACAACATAGCGACTGATCCGAACGCTGGTAATGATAATACCAATCAACATCACCATAAATCTGACAAGTACTCCGAGATTGCTCAGGGTCTTGTTGAGGAAGAGAGCAAGGAGCGTCAAAAGAAGCAACAAAGTATGAATATGGAGAGATACGACCTTTTAGAGAAGATGGGAGAGGGTGCTTTTTCCGTAGTTCACAAAGCGCAGGATAAGACTACTGGCCAATTTGTAGCGATAAAGATCATCCGGAAGTACCAACTGGATGCTCAACAACAAGCGTCTGTGCTCAAAGAAGTCACAATCATGAGACAGCTGCGACATCAAAATATTGTAGAATTCATCGATTTCATTGAAAGTGAGGACTATTATCTTATTGTGCAGGAGTTGGTTTCTGGGGGAGAGCTATTCGCAGAGATTGTTAAGTATACCTACTTCTCTGAGGATTTGGTGCGACACATTATCATTCAAGTAGCGCAGGCCATTAGATATCTTCATGAGGTGGTAGGCGTCGTTCATCGTGATATAAAGCCCGAAAATCTGCTGTTCGAGCCAATACCCTTTATGCCCTCAAAGCAAGTCAAACTTCGAAAATCTGACGATCCATCCTCCAAGAGAGACGAAGGAGAATTTGTATATGGCCTTGGTGGAGGTGGTATTGGTGTGGTAAAGTTGGCAGATTTTGGTCTTTCAAAGCAGATATGGGAATTCAATACTAAGACTCCTTGCGGAACCGTCGGGTACACAGCACCAGAGATTGTTCGTGACGAAAGGTATTCCAAGGAGGTAGATATGTGGGCTATTGGTTGCGTTGTATACACATTGTTATGTGGATTTCCTCCATTTTACGATGAAAGAATCGATGTGTTAACGGAAAAGGTCGCCAGAGGGCAGTTCAGTTTTCTGCAACCTTGGTGGGATGAAATATCTAGCGGGGCTAAGAACTGTGTTTCCAAACTTCTCACTGTTAACCCTAAACAGAGGTATACCATTGATGAGTTCCTTCAAGATCCTTGGATTATGGAGCATATTCAGAAATCTCAGCAAGCTCAATTGCAACGTCTGACGTTGAATCCTCCAATTCTGCCTTCTTCCACTACTAAACCTGCTGCTGGCATATCGAAACCAAGTACGAAACACCCAATCCAATCTCTTAATAAAAATACTTGATTTGGTCGGCTTTGATACTGAAATGTATAGCcctgctgctgttgctctGAGAGATGCCTTCGATATATCGACCGCTGTCCATAGAATTGGAGAGGAAGCTGCTTTAGGAAAGACATATGCTCAAAAAGGACAAATGGAAAGTTTAAGGGAAGATGACGAGTTGCACTCTCCAGAATCTCTGGATAGTCCTCCAAAGCCGGCTAAGCAAACTATTCCAGTTTCCGATAACCAGCTATTTGATTTGTCATTAGCGGGAGCTTCTATCCTTGAACGAAGGAAGAACAAACGAAAAACTGTGCCTGTTATCTAGTTGTGTATCATAGATTTATCTTATTTTTATGTATATGGGACCGTCCTAGAGTCTCTGTCCGTCTTTGAGTGACTTGTCTATCAAGCAGCTCCTCCTAGAGTTTTCCCCAGGGCGCGCTTGCCGTTTAACTCTGTTCCATCATCTTTGGATGCCAAACCTTCCTTCTAGCTTGAACAAGATGACTGCTCAAGCCGTGAAATACGCAAACGGTATGTCATCTGCCCTCTCCCGTGTTTGAGACTCTATCCACTAACTTTAGATTTTATCACCTTCCTGAACAATTCACCTACTCCATACCATGCTGTCGACTCCGTAAAGTCCAAATTGGTAGAGTCGGGGTTTAACGAGCTCAGTGAGAGAGTTAATTGGGCCGGAAAAGTCAAGAAGAATGGCGCTTACTTTGTGACTCGTAACAATTCGTCCATTATAGCCTTCACTGTTGGCGGGCACTGGCAGCCAGGTAACGGAGTGTCAATTGTTGGAGCCCATACTGATTCCCCAACCTTGAGAATCAAACCCATATCCCATTCGACTAAGGAGGGATTTAACCAAGTTGGAATTGAAACTTATGGTGGAGGCTTGTGGCATACGTGGTTTGACAGAGATTTAGGAGTAGCTGGACGAGTgtttattgaagaagaagaatctggTAACATTGTGTCCAAGTTAGTCAAGATCGATAAACCAGTATTGAGAATCCCCACACTAGCCATACACCTTACCAAAGAGAGAGCTAAGTTTGAGTTTAATAAGGAAACTCAATTCCATCCAATCTCATCGCTTGAAAACTCCTctgaaaaggagaaaaacaaagatgAGGAACATGACGCTTGTGCAGGAGAAGATTTGACTACGGAGGAGTTTAAGTCAATTCAATCTGTTGTGGAGAGACACAACAAACAATTGCTTGATCTGGTGGCTGCAGATCTTGATTGCTCTATATCCCAGATAGTGGACTTTGAATTGATTCTTTTCGACCACAACAAACCAGTACTCGGAGGTTTgaatgaagaatttgtgTTCTCAGGAAGATTGGACAACCTAACTTCTTGTTTCTGTGCCACTGAAGCGCTTATAAATGCCAGTAAAGATACCAACAGGTTAGATCTGGATACTAATATTCAACTGATCTCTCTGTTTGACCACGAAGAGATTGGATCAGTTTCTGCTCAAGGAGCTGATTCTTCATTTCTACCTGACATACTTCAGCGTATAACAAGACTAACTGGTAATGAGGTTAGCACCGATCTGGAAGGACAaccaaattctttctttttagaGTCAATGGCCAAATCTTTCCTACTATCTTCAGATATGGCACATGGTGTGCATCCCAACTATGGGGAAGTCTATGAGAAGCTAAATAGGCCAAGAATCAACGAGGGACCAGTGATCAAAATAAACGCTAATCAAAGGTACAGCACCAATTCCCCAGGTATTGTTTTGCTCAAGAAGATTGGTGAGTTGGGAAAGGTCCCCTTGCAATTGTTTGTTGTTAGAAACGACTCTCCCTGTGGGTCAACAATTGGTCCAATGTTGAGTGCTAAACTTGGACTTCGAACGCTGGACCTCGGGAACCCCCAGCTCTCCATGCATTCTATCAGAGAAACTGGAGGTGCTCGTGACGTTAAAAAGTTGGTCGATCTTTTCGAAAGCTATTTTGAGAATTATTACACCTTGGAGCCTAAGATTAAGGTATAAGATAGACGTTTGGCGAAACTAGATGGTGTTAGCTAGATTTATATATCACTACTACATATATCATGTATGAGGACTTGATTGAATAATTAGATTAAAAGGTCggaatctgaaaaaaagaCTTATatatctttcaagaatgaaaattAGGCTACTCGTATGGAAGATCATAATAGTTGCGACCAATATATTAAATACTCATGGCAGACTTTGAAAGTACGAAAAGGGCCGCTAGTAAAGATCATCCACCAATTATAGTCATGTCCAACTAAATGATGAGTATTGTTCACATCCTTGGTCATAGGCCTCCAACATATCCATCTTCATTACAGGCCCCAACAAAATCTAATTACCACTACTTTTCCTTATCGGGAAATTCAGGGCTGTATCAAACTCATCGATCGAGACAGATTCCACTTGGATGTTGTTGTGTCTGTCACATTGGAAACAAAGATCGGCCCATCTGCTTCCTCAATTGAGCCCacaactttcaaaaaaaggCCCCACCTATACAGATGATACCCGTTGATACCTCATCTGACAGTTGTATATAACATAGCCTCCCCCCATAACCCACATGTTTGAGCCTTCATTTCCTATTTGATTAAGATAACATCCATCCACCCAGATGAGTGTTACCCGGATTGCCGGCGTACATTGTAGTATGGCGCTCTCTCTAGCGTATCTGTCAGACTGAACGTGCGGCTCATgatcttttcctttttttttttattttttttttcacgTTTTCCgcaaaaaaagaaaatttttttacctactttttttcttcgaGGGTTAATTGGTATAAAAAAAACTCACAAattttctctctcttttttttttcccttcaATCAGTAAAGATGTCTGCTGCTAGTGAATCTAAACAATCAGCTGAGGTCCTTGAACAGCTTTTTGAGAAGCTCTCCGTGGCAGTGCCGGAGGAGCGTGACACCGCTGCTGCTAACGTTTCTTCGTTTTTGAATGGTTCTATTATTGAACACGATGTTCCATTcgaattcttcaaagagttgaagaagaccatcaagaacaagaagaacaCAAACGGTCAACTGAATGCCTTGGAGGCCATTGCTCACATTGCATCTGATACCAACCTGTCTCCTTCTGTTGAGCCATACATCGTTGACCTGACTGAGGAGATTTCCATCTTGGCTGGTGACAAGAACAAGGAAGTCCAAGAGGTTGCCGCTAAGGCTTTGCTTGCCGTATCGCAGAGTATCACTCCTGTCGCTATCAAAGtcattcttccaattttgacTCAAAGATTGGCCGAGACCGCCAAGTGGACTGAGAAGGTCGCCATTTTGGATGCTATCACCTCTTTTGTTGACACTTCCAAAGACCAATTGGCTCTTAGAATGCCTGAGTTGGTTCCAGTTTTGTCTGAGGCCATGTGGGACACCAAGAAGGAGGTTAAGGCCGCCGCCACCGCCACTATCACTGCTGCCACTGCTACCGTCGTCAACAAGGATATTGAACCTTTCattccaaagttgattgaGTCCATCGCTAAGCCAACCGAGGTCCCAGAAACTGTCCACACCCTGGGTGCTACTACATTCGTTTCTGAGGTTACCACTGCTGCTTTGTCTATCATGGTTCCTTTGCTTTCAAGAGGTCTTGCTGAGCGTGACACTTCCATCAAGCGTAAGGCTGCCGTCATTGTCGACAACATGTGTAAATTGGTCGACGACCCACAAGTTGTTGCTCCATTCATGGAGAAGCTGTTACCTGCTCTGAAGGCCAACTTCCAAACTATTGCCGACCCTGAAGCTCGTGATGTTACCCAAAGAGCTCTCAACACTTTGAGAAGAGTCGGTGCTGTTGGTGCTGATGATGCCATTCCAGAGGTTTCCACCGCTGGTGACGTCCAAGTGACTTTGGAGatcttgaacttcttgACCAAAGACAACAAGATTGCCCCAAGATTCGACATTGCCAAGACTTACATTGCCGCCATTGCTGGTGACTTGGTTGACGAGAGATTGATCGACCCAGAGACTTGGATGCAAAACCTGACTCCTTTCCTGACCATCTTCTTGCACGAGAAGCAATCCAAGGAGcttgttgaagaatacaGAAAGAGATCTGTCGACAACATCCCACAACCTCCTTCCTTTGAGGATGAGGACGATGAAGGTGAAGATCTATGTAACTGTGAGTTCTCCCTGGCTTACGGTGCTAAGATCTTGCTGAACAAGACTCAATTCCGTTTGAAGAGAGCTAGACGTTATGGTCTCTGTGGTCCTAACGGTGCTGGTAAGTCAACTTTGATGAGAGCTATTGCCAACGGTCAAGTTGAGGGCTTCCCATCTCAAGATGAATGTAGAACTGTCTACGTCGAGCACGACATCGATGGTTCTGAAGCCGACACCTCCACTGTTGACTTCATTTACGGAGACGGATCTCTTGGTACTAAAGAAGAGATTATTGCTAAACTTAAGGAGTTCTCCTTCTCTGACAGCATGATTGCTGGTCCTATCCAATCCCTGTCTGGTggttggaagatgaagcTGGCTTTGGCTAGAGCCGTTCTTAGAAATGCTGACATTCTGTTGCTAGATGAACCAACTAACCATTTGGACACTGTCAACGTTGCTTGGTTGGTCAACTACTTGAATACTTGTGGAATTACATCCATCATTGTCTCCCATGACTCTGGTTTCCTGGACAAGGTTGTTCAATACATCATCCACTACGAAGGTTTCAAGCTGAGAAAGTACAAGGGTAACTTATCCGAGTTCGTCAAGCGTGTTCCTTCCGCCAAGTCCTACTACGAGTTGGGTGCTTCTGAATTGGAGTTCAAGTTCCCAGAACCAGGTTTCTTGGAGGGTGTTAAGACCAAGCAGAAAGCTATTGTTAAAGTTTCCAACATGACTTTCCAATATCCAGGTACTGAAAAGCCACAGATTAGAGACATCAACTTCCAATGTTCGTTGTCTTCAAGAATTGCCGTCATTGGTCCTAACGGTGCCGGTAAGTCCACTCTGATCAACGTCCTGACTGGTGAGCTGTTGCCAACAATCGGTGAAGTCTACGTTCACGAGAACTGCCGTATCGCTTACATTAAGCAACACGCTTTTGCCCACATTGACTCCCACTTAGACAAGACTCCTTCCGAGTACATTCAATGGAGATTCCAAACCGGTGAGGACCGTGAGACCATGGACCGTGCATCTAGACAAATCAACGAGAACGATGAGGAGGCTATGAACAAGATCTTCAAGATCGATGGTACTCCAAGAAGAATCGCTGAAATCCActccagaagaaagttcaagaactcTTACGAGTACGAGTGTTCGTTCTTGCTGGGTGAGAACATTGGTATGAAGTCTGAGAGATGGGTTCCAATGATGTCTGTTGACAACGCTTGGTTGCCAAGAGGAGAGTTGGTGGAGTCCCACTCCAAGATGGTTGCTGAGGTCGATATGAAGGAGGCTTTGGCTTCTGGTCAATTCCGTCCTTTGACCAGAAAGGAAATCGAGGAGCACTGTTCCATGTTGGGTCTGGATGCTGAGTTGGTTTCTCACTCCCGTATCAGAGGTCTGTCTGGTGGTCAAAAGGTCAAGTTGGTCTTGGCTGCTTGTACCTGGCAAAGACCCCACCTGATCGTCTTGGACGAGCCTACCAACTATTTGGACAGAGACTCCCTGGGAGCTTTGTCTAAGGCTTTGAAGGCTTTCGAGGGTGgtatcatcatcattacCCACTCTGCCGAGTTCACTAAGGACTTGACTGAGGAAGTCTGGGCTGTCTTGGACGGTACCATGACTCCATCGGGTCACAACTGGGTCCAAGGTCAAGGTGCTGGTCCTCGtcttgaaaagaaggagaacGAGGAAGACCAATTCGATGCTATGGGTAACAAGATCGCTGCTgtcaagaagaaggttAAGTTATCATCTGCTGAgctgagaaagaagaagaaggagagaatgaagaagaagaaggctCTTGGTGATGCTTACGTTTCCTCCGATGAGGAGTTTTAGATGATATAATTATGCATCATCTTCACTTGTAATTTCTTAGTGATTTATGGCATAGGAACCGAATGTTGTGTTTAATTCATAAGTTGTACTTAGTCTGTGTAGAGTGAACACAGATAATATTTTATTGTTGACCTGAGCGGAAAGAAAAGTTAGGTGCTACCTTTGGGTGTCGCAACTGCTTAATTGGCCTCCTAAAATTCGCAGCAATGCAAATCTCTTCTTGTAGTATCTTCACCCTATCTTATCTCGACCCTATTTTACTTTGTACCATTTCATGAGAGAGCTTTATATTCTGTCAATTCTTGTTTTACTAACTGTCATCAGATCTCAATTAGTCGTACAGAAGGCTAATTTCACTAGTTTGACCAATGTATACGCTCCAAAGACAATTACCTGTCCGCCGAATACCTCTTTGATAAGAAGAGCTGTAATTATTACCCATTCGAAGATTATTTAGAAGTTGAATGTCGACTAACCTTCAAAGGATAGTTTATCAATTGCAGAGAAAATTTATATCAAATCAAGACAACGAAGAACCCATAAAGAATTGATAAAGCTTCTTAAATCTCTGAATATCCCCAGCCTGAACGTAGACACACTGTTCAAACCAAACGTT containing:
- a CDS encoding Protein kinase involved in the response to oxidative and osmotic stress; the protein is MLDEEILTSRQNIKQFIRHGKQAHVQPEPTNQPSPRESYSMANHAVEDRFDYNIATDPNAGNDNTNQHHHKSDKYSEIAQGLVEEESKERQKKQQSMNMERYDLLEKMGEGAFSVVHKAQDKTTGQFVAIKIIRKYQLDAQQQASVLKEVTIMRQLRHQNIVEFIDFIESEDYYLIVQELVSGGELFAEIVKYTYFSEDLVRHIIIQVAQAIRYLHEVVGVVHRDIKPENLLFEPIPFMPSKQVKLRKSDDPSSKRDEGEFVYGLGGGGIGVVKLADFGLSKQIWEFNTKTPCGTVGYTAPEIVRDERYSKEVDMWAIGCVVYTLLCGFPPFYDERIDVLTEKVARGQFSFLQPWWDEISSGAKNCVSKLLTVNPKQRYTIDEFLQDPWIMEHIQKSQQAQLQRLTLNPPILPSSTTKPAAGISKPNAFDISTAVHRIGEEAALGKTYAQKGQMESLREDDELHSPESLDSPPKPAKQTIPVSDNQLFDLSLAGASILERRKNKRKTVPVI
- a CDS encoding Translational elongation factor 3, stimulates the binding of aminoacyl-tRNA (AA-tRNA) to ribosomes — protein: MSAASESKQSAEVLEQLFEKLSVAVPEERDTAAANVSSFLNGSIIEHDVPFEFFKELKKTIKNKKNTNGQLNALEAIAHIASDTNLSPSVEPYIVDLTEEISILAGDKNKEVQEVAAKALLAVSQSITPVAIKVILPILTQRLAETAKWTEKVAILDAITSFVDTSKDQLALRMPELVPVLSEAMWDTKKEVKAAATATITAATATVVNKDIEPFIPKLIESIAKPTEVPETVHTLGATTFVSEVTTAALSIMVPLLSRGLAERDTSIKRKAAVIVDNMCKLVDDPQVVAPFMEKLLPALKANFQTIADPEARDVTQRALNTLRRVGAVGADDAIPEVSTAGDVQVTLEILNFLTKDNKIAPRFDIAKTYIAAIAGDLVDERLIDPETWMQNLTPFLTIFLHEKQSKELVEEYRKRSVDNIPQPPSFEDEDDEGEDLCNCEFSLAYGAKILLNKTQFRLKRARRYGLCGPNGAGKSTLMRAIANGQVEGFPSQDECRTVYVEHDIDGSEADTSTVDFIYGDGSLGTKEEIIAKLKEFSFSDSMIAGPIQSLSGGWKMKLALARAVLRNADILLLDEPTNHLDTVNVAWLVNYLNTCGITSIIVSHDSGFLDKVVQYIIHYEGFKLRKYKGNLSEFVKRVPSAKSYYELGASELEFKFPEPGFLEGVKTKQKAIVKVSNMTFQYPGTEKPQIRDINFQCSLSSRIAVIGPNGAGKSTLINVLTGELLPTIGEVYVHENCRIAYIKQHAFAHIDSHLDKTPSEYIQWRFQTGEDRETMDRASRQINENDEEAMNKIFKIDGTPRRIAEIHSRRKFKNSYEYECSFLLGENIGMKSERWVPMMSVDNAWLPRGELVESHSKMVAEVDMKEALASGQFRPLTRKEIEEHCSMLGLDAELVSHSRIRGLSGGQKVKLVLAACTWQRPHLIVLDEPTNYLDRDSLGALSKALKAFEGGIIIITHSAEFTKDLTEEVWAVLDGTMTPSGHNWVQGQGAGPRLEKKENEEDQFDAMGNKIAAVKKKVKLSSAELRKKKKERMKKKKALGDAYVSSDEEF